In Populus alba chromosome 1, ASM523922v2, whole genome shotgun sequence, a single window of DNA contains:
- the LOC118040235 gene encoding glycine-rich RNA-binding protein RZ1A, with product MSEELEYRCFIGGLSWSTSDRGLKETFEKFGHLLEAKVVVDKFSGRSRGFGFVTFDEKKAMEDAIEGMNGMDLDGRTITVDKAQPQQGSSRDLDGDRSRDRDRDRGHDRDRNRDYGGGRGSNSGECFKCGKPGHFARECPSEGARGGRYGGRDERYSGGGGGGSGGSRYGPDRNGDRSSGRNRDGGSRGGPGGDRYNRDRSGPYERRTSGFRSG from the exons ATGTCAGAAGAGTTAGAGTACCGCTGTTTTATTGGCGGCCTTTCATGGTCTACTTCTGATAGAGGTTTAAAGGAGACTTTTGAAAAGTTTGGCCATCTTCTTGAAGCTAAG GTAGTAGTTGATAAGTTCAGTGGACGCTCTCGTGGATTTGGGTTTGTCACTTTTGATGAGAAGAAAGCAATGGAAGATGCCATTGAAGGGATGAATGGAATGGATTTAGATGGCCGAACCATCACTGTTGATAAAGCCCAGCCTCAGCAAGGTTCAAGCAGGGATCTTGATGGTGATCGCAGCCGTGATAGGGACCGTGACCGTGGGCATGATCGTGACAGGAATCGTGACTATGGAGGTGGGCGAGGATCTAACAGTGGAGAGTGCTTTAAGTGTGGCAAGCCTGGGCATTTTGCTAGGGAGTGTCCAAGTGAAGGGGCAAGAGGTGGCAGGTATGGTGGCAGAGATGAGAGGTATTCTGGTGGTGGTGGCGGCGGTAGTGGTGGTAGTCGCTATGGCCCTGATCGGAATGGAGATCGATCTAGTGGGCGTAATAGGGATGGTGGTAGTCGTGGAGGTCCTGGAGGTGATCGATATAATCGTGACCGTTCAGGGCCCTATGAGCGTCGTACTTCAGGGTTTCGTTCAGGATAG
- the LOC118040233 gene encoding uncharacterized protein produces the protein MGSINGGSSPERLPIEFSNSSSHNYGKMLPQCCCRLVTNSQLSSCFLGYCITLMIFRCIEVPKA, from the exons atgggCTCTATAAATGGGGGTAGCTCACCTGAGAGGCTTCCGATTGAATTTAGTAACAGTTCCAGTCATAACTATGGAAAG aTGCTGCCTCAATGCTGTTGTCGTCTTGTTACAAACTCCCAACTTAGCTCCTGTTTTCTTGGTTATTGTATAACCTTAATGATATTTAGATGTATTGAAGTGCCTAAAGCCTAA